In a genomic window of Octopus bimaculoides isolate UCB-OBI-ISO-001 chromosome 25, ASM119413v2, whole genome shotgun sequence:
- the LOC106880688 gene encoding uncharacterized protein LOC106880688 has protein sequence MSAERQFLSVSAKLPKEWQPHLYEWNPYHCSYPDVAKRGWQKWSADHPDWLSPRATSHHVHWFNRKINNIRRANYKAMNYHYERPSKPTSRLHDQFVSISGEVMPKETSVPMPTMQFFTGSSNLSLVNDVGLQKPKWGQFNPDYYGDPYEHLHLPPLKLGGKEYHRNEYISYTGAQ, from the exons ATGTCTGCTGAGCGTCAATTTTTATCCGTTTCTGCTAAGCTACCAAAAGAGTG GCAGCCGCATTTGTATGAATGGAATCCTTATCATTGTAGCTATCCAGACGTCGCGAAG AGGGGTTGGCAAAAATGGTCAGCTGACCACCCCGACTGGTTAAGCCCTCGAGCTACATCGCATCACGTCCATTGGTTCAACAGGAAAATCAACAATATCCGACGAG CCAACTACAAAGCCATGAACTACCACTACGAAAGACCCTCCAAACCTACCAGCCGCTTGCACGATCAGTTCGTCTCCATTAGTGGAGAGGTAATGCCTAAAGAAACCTCAGTCCCAATGCCTACAATGCAGTTCTTCACGGGGTCGTCAAATTTAAGTTTGGTCAACGATGTTGGACTCCAGAAACCCAAATGGGGTCAGTTCAATCCAGACTACTATGGGGACCCATATGAACACTTACACCTGCCTCCCCTAAAGTTGGGTGGAAAAGAATACCATCGCAATGAATATATCTCTTACACCGGGGCACAATAG